A genome region from Christensenella minuta includes the following:
- a CDS encoding HAD-IIA family hydrolase, with amino-acid sequence MMMRNELISEIKEKKVFVLDLDGVLYLNNTLIKNADKAVALLREAGYRVAFLTNNSGKSRTSVCLKLNKLGIFCDKSEVYTSVDSAIRYIKQKKLDETGVFYVGSEEMRERLCEADIQTVPPDVCSCILVGFKKNVTYDDAAQAIIALRRNVPFLICNRDPYFPDVNDKLMPGCGYTVGAIEGCYTRKADVNAGKPEPRVLNVVCDAYHVTHNELVLVGDLYHADIKLAKEAGIPAVYVGTEEWMKDEPGVLCAKSLYQFVQNDLLRKKM; translated from the coding sequence ATGATGATGCGGAACGAACTGATTTCTGAAATAAAGGAAAAAAAAGTCTTTGTATTGGATTTGGACGGAGTATTGTATTTGAACAATACTTTAATTAAGAATGCAGACAAGGCAGTTGCTTTACTGCGTGAAGCTGGATATCGTGTTGCGTTTCTGACGAATAATTCTGGGAAAAGCAGGACGTCAGTTTGTTTAAAACTGAATAAACTGGGAATATTCTGTGATAAAAGCGAAGTTTACACTTCGGTTGACTCGGCAATTCGTTACATTAAGCAAAAAAAACTTGATGAAACTGGAGTCTTTTACGTAGGAAGCGAAGAGATGCGCGAAAGGCTGTGCGAGGCAGATATACAGACAGTCCCGCCGGATGTATGCAGTTGTATCCTGGTTGGATTCAAGAAAAATGTGACATACGATGATGCGGCGCAAGCTATTATTGCGTTACGCCGCAACGTACCTTTTTTAATTTGCAACAGGGATCCATATTTCCCCGATGTGAATGATAAGCTGATGCCTGGATGCGGTTATACGGTTGGAGCAATCGAAGGTTGCTATACACGAAAAGCGGACGTAAACGCCGGAAAACCGGAGCCGCGGGTTCTGAATGTCGTCTGTGACGCATATCATGTTACCCACAATGAACTTGTATTGGTGGGAGACCTATATCATGCGGATATTAAGTTGGCGAAAGAAGCCGGCATCCCGGCGGTATATGTGGGAACGGAAGAATGGATGAAAGATGAACCGGGGGTCCTATGTGCGAAAAGTTTATACCAGTTTGTTCAAAATGACTTACTAAGGAAGAAAATGTGA
- a CDS encoding NAD-dependent epimerase/dehydratase family protein, with translation MKKIIVTGATGMIGAFLTRLAAMQGIEVLAVIRPGSSKRANVPKHPNVKIIECDLSDLSGLPPQKGEDGVLFHMAWEKTYGNGRDDVAAQMKNIQYTLDAVELAKRSGCSAFIGAGSQAEYGRIADGMLSPFLPVDPQTGYGIAKYTAGALSRILCRQYGIRHCWGRILSVYGPMDNPYTLISYCVESFLRGQAPALTNCDQIWDYIYGADAARAFLAIGESGKDGSIYCIGSGKAQALKRYIETIRDSIDTKLKIGFGERDYYPNQVMRMQADIGNLTQDTGFFPDTPFEEGIKHAIEWQKKEMENEKN, from the coding sequence GTGAAAAAAATTATTGTGACGGGGGCAACTGGAATGATTGGGGCCTTTTTGACAAGGTTGGCAGCAATGCAGGGAATCGAAGTGCTTGCTGTTATCCGTCCTGGCTCTTCAAAGCGCGCGAATGTACCAAAGCACCCTAACGTGAAAATTATAGAATGTGATCTTAGTGATTTATCCGGTTTGCCTCCTCAAAAGGGAGAGGACGGCGTATTGTTTCATATGGCATGGGAAAAAACATATGGGAATGGACGAGATGATGTCGCGGCGCAAATGAAAAATATCCAATATACGCTCGATGCGGTTGAGCTCGCGAAGCGTTCTGGTTGCAGTGCTTTTATTGGAGCAGGTTCCCAGGCGGAATACGGACGCATTGCAGACGGAATGCTTTCTCCTTTTCTTCCGGTCGATCCACAGACTGGCTATGGAATTGCGAAATATACGGCTGGAGCGCTCAGCAGGATTTTGTGCAGACAGTATGGAATCAGGCATTGCTGGGGACGTATTTTAAGCGTATATGGACCGATGGATAATCCATATACGCTGATTTCATATTGTGTAGAGAGCTTTTTGCGGGGTCAAGCGCCGGCATTGACAAATTGTGACCAAATATGGGACTATATCTACGGCGCAGATGCCGCCAGAGCGTTTTTGGCGATTGGGGAGTCTGGAAAAGACGGAAGCATATACTGTATTGGCAGCGGAAAGGCTCAAGCGCTTAAGCGGTATATTGAGACGATTCGAGACTCGATTGATACGAAGCTGAAGATTGGGTTTGGCGAACGGGACTATTATCCGAATCAGGTGATGAGAATGCAGGCTGATATCGGGAATTTGACTCAAGATACAGGCTTTTTTCCTGATACGCCCTTTGAGGAAGGCATTAAGCACGCGATTGAGTGGCAGAAAAAGGAAATGGAAAATGAAAAAAATTAG
- a CDS encoding glycosyltransferase family 2 protein has translation MKKISILVACFNEVENVKPLSESIKNVFQKQLPSYDYEIVFIDNYSTDGTRDLLEEMCKNDAHIKTIFNAKNFGHIRSPYYGLLQTSGDCTISLCADFQDPPELIPQFVKEWENGYKIVIGVKTNSEENKFMYAIRSAYYKLIKKISDVDQIEHFTGFGLYDKSFIEVLRELDDPMPYMRGIVAELGPERKEIPYEQPKRKAGKTKNNFYTLYDMAMLGITSYSKVILRLATIIGFIFSAASFVIAIIYLILKLVNWDNFAAGTAPILIGLFLIGSLLMFFIGFLGEYILNINTRVMKRPLVVEEKRINFDGAEERNKK, from the coding sequence ATGAAAAAAATTAGCATTTTGGTGGCATGTTTCAATGAAGTCGAGAATGTAAAACCGCTTTCAGAATCAATAAAAAATGTATTTCAGAAACAATTGCCAAGCTATGACTATGAAATTGTTTTTATTGATAATTACTCTACTGACGGTACGCGGGATTTGCTTGAAGAAATGTGCAAAAATGATGCGCATATTAAAACGATCTTTAATGCCAAGAATTTTGGGCATATTCGTTCCCCTTATTATGGATTACTGCAAACCAGCGGGGATTGTACAATATCATTGTGTGCGGATTTTCAGGATCCACCAGAATTAATTCCCCAATTTGTAAAAGAGTGGGAAAATGGATATAAGATTGTCATCGGCGTTAAAACAAACAGTGAAGAAAATAAGTTTATGTATGCCATCCGTTCGGCTTATTACAAATTAATTAAAAAGATATCCGATGTAGATCAAATCGAACATTTTACCGGCTTCGGGCTTTATGATAAGAGCTTTATCGAAGTGTTGCGTGAGCTTGATGATCCGATGCCTTATATGCGTGGTATTGTAGCGGAATTAGGGCCGGAACGTAAAGAAATACCTTATGAACAGCCAAAACGCAAAGCAGGAAAGACAAAAAATAATTTTTATACATTGTATGATATGGCAATGCTTGGAATCACGTCTTATTCAAAAGTTATTTTAAGACTGGCTACGATCATCGGATTTATTTTTTCGGCAGCGAGTTTTGTAATTGCTATTATTTACTTGATTTTAAAGCTGGTTAACTGGGATAATTTTGCGGCAGGGACGGCCCCAATCCTGATTGGCTTATTCTTGATCGGCTCTTTGCTGATGTTCTTCATCGGTTTCTTGGGGGAATATATTTTGAACATTAATACGCGCGTTATGAAGCGGCCGCTTGTAGTGGAAGAAAAACGAATCAATTTTGATGGAGCGGAAGAACGGAATAAAAAATAA
- a CDS encoding lipopolysaccharide biosynthesis protein produces the protein MKPKFKLSFAKDLSYNVLAVVIMNVVIQFAVYPYLNKMMGEEAFGTVLYLMSIVAIVSNSFGMALNNTRLVIKPKFESKNGDYNTLMLLFCVISSVVALIILYTLNILTLFNGILFCILVIMTLMRYYSDVEYRITLNFKRYFVYYMLLSAGYLGGLLLYHFTGDWYSTLILGETIAVLFVIFRGEIYRKPFECSEKRKTVWRMTMTVAVSYLVSNILMNLDRIVLQNFMGGDAVTIFYTASLLGKTVALLVGPLNGVMIAYLSNYRGEFTRSVFYKVLWGVIGLTAVCYVGCILVSPWLIQLLYPNVYEAASGLINIANLGQVLLFSSTMLTAVILRFCHEKYQFIIVVVYGIIYIALAIPATLWYGIYGFAYATLIANMLRFLFIVIIGTRHSINRRKGGAD, from the coding sequence ATGAAACCAAAATTTAAACTAAGCTTTGCCAAAGATCTTTCATATAACGTTTTAGCTGTGGTGATCATGAATGTGGTCATCCAGTTTGCTGTTTACCCTTATTTGAACAAGATGATGGGGGAAGAAGCGTTTGGCACAGTTCTTTATCTGATGTCAATTGTTGCCATTGTGTCCAATTCGTTTGGAATGGCATTGAACAATACAAGATTGGTAATTAAGCCGAAATTTGAAAGCAAAAATGGCGATTATAATACGCTGATGCTTTTGTTTTGCGTGATTTCTTCGGTTGTCGCACTGATTATTCTGTATACGCTGAATATATTAACGTTGTTTAACGGTATTTTGTTTTGCATATTGGTGATTATGACCTTAATGCGTTATTATTCGGATGTTGAATATAGAATAACATTGAATTTTAAACGCTATTTTGTATATTATATGTTGCTTTCCGCAGGCTATTTAGGGGGCTTGCTACTATATCATTTTACAGGGGATTGGTATTCTACTCTTATATTGGGAGAAACAATAGCGGTTTTATTTGTGATATTTCGTGGAGAAATCTACCGCAAACCCTTTGAGTGTTCGGAAAAACGGAAAACCGTCTGGCGTATGACAATGACGGTTGCTGTTTCTTATTTGGTAAGTAATATTTTGATGAACTTAGACCGCATTGTACTTCAAAATTTTATGGGTGGAGACGCGGTTACTATATTTTATACCGCCTCCTTGCTGGGGAAAACAGTTGCGCTATTGGTCGGGCCCCTGAATGGTGTAATGATAGCTTATTTATCAAACTATCGCGGCGAGTTTACAAGAAGCGTATTTTACAAAGTACTGTGGGGGGTGATTGGGCTTACAGCGGTTTGCTATGTTGGCTGCATCCTGGTTTCTCCATGGTTGATCCAGTTGCTTTATCCAAATGTTTACGAAGCAGCCTCAGGGTTAATTAATATTGCCAACTTGGGACAAGTGTTGCTGTTTTCCTCTACAATGCTGACTGCGGTAATTCTACGGTTTTGCCATGAAAAATACCAGTTTATCATTGTTGTTGTGTATGGAATTATCTATATTGCGCTGGCTATCCCTGCAACTCTATGGTATGGGATTTATGGATTCGCTTATGCAACCCTAATCGCAAATATGTTGCGTTTCCTTTTTATTGTGATTATAGGAACACGGCATAGTATAAATCGCAGGAAGGGCGGCGCGGATTGA
- a CDS encoding LicD family protein: protein MEPIERIHQVNMELLLEVKRICEKHHIRYFLDAGTLLGAVREQSFIPWDDDVDIVMPRSDFERFSKIVDQELRKEFRFILPEELPNDAFFDCIPRIVYMNSRLKHENAETAYYGNMSHRISLDIFLLDNVAESKTAHKKNVYLLKMFYAMLMGHRYKIDYKKYSFMQKLVIGFFSKIGKLFAVPNLMKRYEKIAQKENSKESEKAFISNYTINEIGCVFEKEWYEKDSVGIIDGCEFSIPKGYDGILTQLYGDYMTPPPEQERVTMHCGASEEICIW from the coding sequence ATGGAACCAATCGAACGGATTCACCAAGTGAATATGGAGCTTTTATTGGAAGTAAAGCGAATATGCGAAAAGCATCATATTAGATATTTTTTGGATGCGGGAACTTTACTTGGGGCAGTGCGCGAACAATCGTTCATCCCTTGGGATGACGATGTGGATATTGTTATGCCGAGGAGCGATTTTGAACGCTTTTCGAAAATTGTGGATCAGGAATTAAGAAAAGAATTTCGGTTCATATTACCGGAAGAACTGCCGAATGACGCATTTTTTGATTGCATTCCAAGAATAGTATATATGAACAGCAGGTTAAAGCATGAAAATGCTGAGACCGCTTATTATGGTAATATGTCTCACCGTATTTCTTTAGACATATTTTTATTGGATAATGTAGCCGAAAGCAAAACAGCACATAAAAAAAATGTGTATCTCCTCAAGATGTTTTATGCCATGCTGATGGGACACCGCTATAAGATAGATTATAAGAAATATAGCTTTATGCAAAAGCTGGTGATTGGCTTTTTTTCTAAAATAGGGAAATTGTTTGCAGTGCCGAATCTGATGAAGCGATACGAGAAAATAGCGCAAAAAGAGAATTCCAAGGAAAGTGAAAAGGCGTTTATATCCAATTATACAATCAATGAAATTGGCTGCGTTTTTGAGAAAGAGTGGTATGAAAAAGATTCTGTTGGTATAATAGATGGATGTGAATTCAGTATTCCAAAAGGCTACGACGGGATATTGACACAATTGTACGGAGATTATATGACGCCTCCCCCTGAACAGGAAAGGGTGACGATGCATTGTGGCGCTAGCGAAGAAATTTGTATATGGTAG
- a CDS encoding pyridoxal-phosphate-dependent aminotransferase family protein, with product MLNFAVGPVMMEEEVLKIGAEQIPYFRTEEFSELMLENEKLLKYCTKAENDARVVFLTSSGTGAMEATVMNLLGQQDNVLVINGGSFGARFKQLCQLQRIPVNEVKLDVGQNISDEMLEKFDDAKITAVLVNKHETSTGVLYNMEAIKRFCRRNNCLLIVDAISSFLADPLNMKEEGIDALIIGSQKALALPPGMAFVLLGEKAQQIVRQNEVSSLYFAFKSYLENGERGQTPFTPAVSILLQLNAKLHMLLEQGVERAIDSTKEIAEDFRRGIQTIPSFELLHFNLSNALTPLKCNHLSAKYVFEALKNDYGIFICPNGGELQDMVFRVGHIGAITRQDNARLLTALKRVEEGSRS from the coding sequence ATGCTTAATTTTGCGGTAGGGCCAGTCATGATGGAAGAGGAAGTCTTGAAGATTGGCGCAGAACAAATTCCATATTTTCGTACAGAAGAGTTTTCTGAATTGATGTTGGAAAATGAAAAATTGCTTAAATACTGTACGAAAGCTGAAAATGACGCGCGGGTGGTCTTTTTAACTTCCTCGGGAACCGGGGCGATGGAAGCAACCGTTATGAATCTTTTGGGCCAGCAGGATAACGTTCTTGTGATTAATGGCGGAAGTTTTGGAGCGCGTTTTAAACAGCTTTGCCAGCTTCAACGCATTCCGGTGAATGAGGTCAAATTGGATGTGGGCCAAAACATAAGCGACGAGATGCTGGAAAAATTTGACGATGCCAAAATAACGGCTGTTTTAGTAAACAAGCACGAAACGTCGACAGGGGTTTTGTATAATATGGAGGCAATCAAACGATTCTGCCGGAGAAACAACTGCCTTTTAATCGTTGACGCGATCAGCTCTTTTTTGGCAGATCCTTTGAATATGAAAGAGGAGGGAATAGATGCTTTAATTATCGGCTCGCAAAAAGCATTAGCGTTGCCACCAGGAATGGCGTTCGTACTATTAGGAGAAAAAGCTCAGCAAATTGTTCGTCAAAATGAGGTATCATCTTTGTATTTTGCGTTTAAGAGCTATTTGGAAAATGGTGAAAGAGGGCAAACACCCTTTACACCCGCAGTAAGTATACTCCTGCAATTGAATGCAAAACTTCATATGCTTTTGGAGCAAGGCGTTGAAAGAGCAATTGATTCCACAAAGGAAATAGCGGAAGATTTTCGTAGGGGAATCCAAACTATTCCGTCCTTTGAGCTATTGCATTTCAATTTATCAAATGCGCTGACTCCCCTTAAGTGCAATCATTTAAGCGCTAAATATGTCTTTGAAGCGCTCAAGAACGATTATGGCATTTTTATTTGCCCGAACGGAGGGGAATTACAGGATATGGTTTTTAGGGTTGGTCATATTGGGGCAATTACAAGGCAGGATAATGCAAGACTGCTGACAGCATTAAAAAGAGTAGAGGAAGGAAGCAGGTCATGA
- a CDS encoding phosphocholine cytidylyltransferase family protein, whose product MRALILAAGKGTRIARALSGQPKSMVHIGDRPLITHTVELLKKAGIGHIGVAVGYQHTMIMEEIQKYEVEFFYNPFFDVTNSIASAWFAKDFISTEDDLMIMNGDLFMEECMLKSILGEKASPVLFADSSRKDEADYKLCYENDLLLKYGKDLTGNDITGEYIGIAKIGREFIPTFKEHLEFMISQQKHEAWWEDVLYDLSGETDIYVKELTEGFWAEVDYIEDYERIKDYQKQLSHKSAE is encoded by the coding sequence ATGAGGGCATTGATTTTAGCGGCTGGAAAAGGGACGCGAATTGCGCGCGCTCTGAGTGGGCAGCCAAAGTCTATGGTTCATATCGGAGACAGACCATTGATTACCCACACGGTAGAACTTCTAAAAAAAGCAGGGATCGGTCATATCGGGGTAGCAGTGGGCTATCAGCATACAATGATTATGGAAGAAATCCAAAAGTATGAAGTTGAGTTTTTCTATAATCCATTTTTTGATGTGACGAACAGCATTGCTTCTGCGTGGTTCGCAAAAGATTTTATAAGTACAGAAGATGATCTGATGATAATGAACGGCGATCTTTTCATGGAAGAATGCATGCTCAAGAGTATTCTGGGGGAAAAAGCCTCTCCGGTTCTTTTTGCGGACAGCAGCAGAAAAGATGAAGCGGACTATAAATTATGCTATGAAAACGATCTGCTGTTGAAATATGGAAAAGATCTTACGGGAAATGATATAACAGGAGAGTATATAGGAATTGCAAAAATCGGCAGAGAATTCATTCCAACATTCAAAGAGCATTTGGAGTTTATGATAAGCCAGCAAAAGCATGAGGCTTGGTGGGAAGATGTTTTATACGACTTGAGTGGAGAAACCGATATTTATGTAAAAGAACTAACAGAAGGATTTTGGGCAGAGGTCGATTACATTGAAGACTATGAAAGAATTAAGGACTATCAGAAACAATTGTCCCATAAATCAGCGGAGTGA
- a CDS encoding Coenzyme F420 hydrogenase/dehydrogenase, beta subunit C-terminal domain, protein MKNIFEKSEYECIGCAICAKECPVNCLDVKLDEYGYLRAELIGECIDCGACQKVCPRFRVETPEFNISGASCYYGYSKDAEVLKNSTSGGIAYEISKFFLQQGYKIVGVTYDCEKDVAKHIVIDNEEQIRQITGSKYIQSYTLEALNQLGTKQKYVFIGTPCQIYSMRQYIRKHNMEENFLLIDFFCGGIPGYLLWERYLETIRQEMDIEKFKSVEFRSKKMGWHTFLMRLSNGEDEYFGKDKADPFMDLFLSGTTLMNDCYTCGFRFNKVYADIRVADFWGNKFADNNTGVSMILAVTERGRQVCAQLKDQVVMENVPYELIYKLKDGKHKGIMKKPKYRERVLQWLGDGKPLSEITLFVDKKMKIRDFIVKMYNRVLGG, encoded by the coding sequence GTGAAAAATATTTTTGAAAAATCCGAATATGAGTGTATAGGATGTGCTATATGTGCAAAGGAGTGTCCTGTCAACTGTCTTGATGTAAAGCTGGATGAATACGGATATTTAAGGGCTGAGTTGATCGGGGAGTGCATTGATTGCGGTGCCTGCCAAAAGGTATGCCCGCGATTTCGTGTTGAAACGCCTGAATTTAATATCTCAGGCGCTTCTTGTTATTATGGTTATAGTAAAGATGCAGAAGTACTGAAAAATTCTACTTCAGGCGGAATCGCATATGAGATATCGAAGTTTTTTTTGCAGCAGGGTTACAAAATAGTCGGCGTTACCTATGATTGTGAAAAAGATGTTGCGAAGCACATAGTGATAGACAATGAAGAGCAAATTAGGCAGATTACAGGATCCAAGTATATCCAAAGCTATACTCTTGAGGCGTTAAACCAGCTTGGAACAAAGCAGAAATATGTGTTTATCGGAACGCCTTGCCAGATTTATAGTATGCGCCAATATATTCGAAAGCATAATATGGAAGAAAATTTTTTGCTGATTGATTTTTTTTGTGGCGGAATCCCCGGATATTTATTATGGGAGCGCTATCTTGAGACCATTCGGCAGGAAATGGATATAGAAAAATTTAAATCAGTGGAATTCCGAAGCAAAAAAATGGGCTGGCATACTTTTTTGATGCGGCTTTCCAATGGAGAAGACGAGTATTTTGGGAAAGATAAGGCCGATCCGTTTATGGATCTATTTTTATCTGGGACCACGCTTATGAACGATTGCTATACATGTGGGTTTCGTTTTAACAAGGTATACGCAGATATCCGGGTAGCAGATTTCTGGGGGAATAAATTTGCGGATAATAACACAGGCGTATCCATGATACTGGCGGTAACGGAACGGGGAAGGCAAGTATGCGCTCAGCTGAAAGATCAAGTAGTCATGGAAAACGTCCCTTATGAATTGATCTATAAACTGAAAGATGGAAAGCATAAGGGAATTATGAAAAAGCCAAAATATCGGGAACGCGTATTGCAGTGGTTAGGTGACGGGAAACCTCTTTCCGAAATTACACTGTTTGTTGACAAGAAGATGAAAATAAGAGATTTTATCGTAAAAATGTATAATAGGGTACTGGGAGGATAA
- a CDS encoding polysaccharide pyruvyl transferase family protein, translated as MNLLLLEACNTYNYGSMMMVENFIHYSHQKDPEIQYYVVAEDEVHINRIKEATGLGEQIFYIKGAELFRNNSVMRSFILKKIFHVDVYSDLMKKMDKILVFGGDDYTEIYGMKYLYRQLCYTDAMKPKETYMALVGQSIGPFKRKFTRNRAFSLFGLMDMISLREHESYLYLKKYGFSNIVEMTDLALLPLAKEDSKAITKENTIILCPSELMYRHAKKISREEFIEFNIQLCRCLLNKGYKLILLPHVWDDMIGGDLAITKEIYQAVADKENILLVEEPVLPAQIRYMIRKSRLLIAERMHPAISCLECETPSLVFSYGRKYEGIFKKLYGLNELLIDIREYDDIKSLLSDCMKKLENIMQQYDFIVDRIKKKNNEAQPITREHIYNIVDATQK; from the coding sequence GTGAATTTACTTTTACTTGAAGCATGCAATACCTATAATTATGGCTCTATGATGATGGTTGAAAATTTTATACACTATTCTCATCAGAAAGATCCGGAGATTCAATATTATGTAGTGGCAGAAGATGAGGTTCATATAAATCGTATAAAAGAAGCTACTGGTTTGGGAGAACAAATCTTCTATATCAAAGGCGCGGAATTGTTTCGCAATAATTCTGTTATGCGGTCATTTATTCTGAAAAAAATATTTCATGTGGATGTGTATTCTGATCTGATGAAAAAAATGGATAAGATTTTGGTGTTTGGAGGCGACGATTATACCGAGATATATGGAATGAAATATTTGTATCGGCAATTATGCTATACGGACGCTATGAAGCCAAAGGAAACATATATGGCTTTAGTTGGACAGAGCATAGGACCATTCAAAAGAAAATTTACTCGAAACAGGGCATTTAGCCTTTTTGGATTAATGGATATGATTTCCTTAAGGGAGCATGAATCTTATCTTTATCTCAAAAAATATGGATTTTCTAACATTGTAGAAATGACCGATCTTGCACTGTTGCCTTTGGCAAAAGAGGATAGTAAAGCAATAACAAAAGAAAATACAATAATTCTATGCCCCAGTGAATTGATGTATAGGCATGCTAAAAAAATAAGCAGGGAAGAGTTCATAGAATTTAATATTCAGCTTTGCAGGTGCTTATTGAACAAAGGATACAAATTGATCTTGTTGCCGCATGTGTGGGATGATATGATAGGCGGAGATTTGGCTATCACGAAGGAAATTTATCAAGCCGTAGCGGATAAGGAGAATATTTTACTGGTTGAGGAACCTGTCTTACCAGCGCAGATCAGATATATGATCCGTAAGAGCAGATTATTGATCGCGGAGCGGATGCACCCGGCAATTTCCTGCCTTGAATGTGAAACTCCGTCTTTAGTGTTCTCCTATGGGAGAAAGTATGAAGGGATTTTTAAAAAATTATATGGGTTAAATGAGTTATTGATAGATATCAGAGAGTATGATGATATTAAAAGTTTGTTGTCCGATTGCATGAAAAAGCTAGAAAACATTATGCAACAATATGATTTCATTGTTGATAGAATTAAGAAAAAAAATAACGAGGCACAGCCGATTACACGCGAGCATATTTACAATATTGTGGATGCAACCCAGAAATAA
- a CDS encoding class I SAM-dependent DNA methyltransferase, with the protein MKRVYGEKIDIDVENVKNFWNERKSKYSEENPYVSIQCNDSDPEYVKKWDAFEKENILPKMNITKEDNVLDIGCGIGRLGEAIIPMCKRYIGVDFSDELLGIARERITCEGEYEFINACFQEITQNQQICARGSYSKVILAGVIMYINDESLTKGLKDLNKILAPQCTIFTTDPVGVEKRLTLNQFYSDSLCANYSVIYRKEEEYVELFKPLLEKGFHIHESEFIFKNAHQYSETERHYFILKR; encoded by the coding sequence ATGAAAAGAGTATATGGAGAGAAAATTGATATAGACGTTGAAAATGTTAAGAATTTCTGGAATGAACGAAAAAGCAAGTATTCTGAAGAGAATCCGTATGTATCGATACAGTGTAATGATTCTGATCCCGAATATGTAAAAAAATGGGACGCTTTTGAGAAAGAAAATATACTTCCTAAAATGAATATCACAAAAGAAGATAATGTTCTTGATATCGGTTGCGGAATTGGCAGATTAGGCGAAGCCATCATACCAATGTGCAAAAGATATATTGGCGTCGATTTCTCGGACGAATTGCTTGGGATAGCACGGGAACGGATTACCTGTGAAGGAGAGTATGAATTTATAAACGCATGTTTTCAAGAAATTACACAAAATCAGCAAATTTGTGCAAGAGGGTCTTATAGCAAGGTGATTTTAGCAGGAGTTATTATGTATATCAACGATGAAAGCCTGACAAAAGGATTAAAAGATCTAAATAAAATTTTGGCTCCGCAATGTACTATTTTCACAACGGATCCTGTCGGCGTGGAAAAGAGGCTTACGTTGAATCAGTTTTATTCCGATAGCCTTTGCGCCAATTATAGTGTTATCTATAGAAAAGAAGAGGAATATGTGGAATTATTTAAGCCTCTGCTCGAAAAAGGTTTCCATATACATGAAAGTGAATTTATCTTCAAGAATGCTCACCAATATTCGGAAACAGAACGGCATTACTTTATTTTGAAAAGATAA